In Papaver somniferum cultivar HN1 chromosome 1, ASM357369v1, whole genome shotgun sequence, a genomic segment contains:
- the LOC113309034 gene encoding uncharacterized protein LOC113309034 → MMGTAIASRAKANEVPEVDKVLTKRNYGKWKNYMKNVLLSKCLWEVVDGSESIGSRSYKTKNHNALITIRISCGEEMLDHAREAWLKLADKLEGAVTSTMERKKGIDNVDHVLLTVSFNLVERNRYILSGNYEIWKDCMQTYLKGRGLWGFMEESVISDHVKDEEALDAIKLSCGSEMLSYILYMDCARHAWEKLAEVAALSTTEEGNLGDFIAYRIFSQINKVTELYCLLHTLSRNGRGAHVKTRTKTNKQYPWKALGEDVCILTVRRNVQSMNLTDTIPVGVPKCIKMRTGKRGNGNCRLDMKIEFLDGTEDAPGGPGGWARCRSKLWAGRCGWMKWAGRDRHRDGLSLGGCWSVEGDGL, encoded by the exons ATGATGGGAACCGCAATAGCATCAAGAGCAAAGGCAAATGAAGTTCCAGAAGTTGATAAAGTTCTGACAAAGCGAAATTATGGAAAATGGAAAAACtatatgaaaaatgtattgctgAGTAAATGTCTTTGGGAGGTTGTGGATGGAAGTGAATCGATTGGGTCACGCTCTTACAAGACGAAAAATCATAATGCTTTGATAACCATTCGAATTTCATGTGGGGAAGAAATGTTAGACCACGCTCGTGAAGCTTGGCTCAAGTTAGCCGACAAGCTAGAAGGAGCTGTCActtctacaatggaaagaaaAAAAG GGATAGACAATGTTGATCATGTACTTCTTACAGTAAGCTTCAATCTTGTCGAACGGAATCGTTACATATTAAGCGGCAATTACGAAATTTGGAAAGATTGTATGCAAACTTATTTGAAAGGTCGAGGCTTATGGGGTTTTATGGAAGAGTCTGTAATATCAGACCATGTGAAAGACGAGGAAGCTCTTGACGCGATAAAACTTTCTTGTGGATCAGAGATGTTAAGTTACATTTTATACATGGATTGCGCCAGACATGCGTGGGAAAAGTTAGCAGAAGTAGCAGCTCTTTCTACAACAGAGGAAG GAAATCTGGGAGACTTCATTGCATATCGTATATTCTCCCAGATAAATAAGGTAACAGAATTATATTGTCTATTACACACCCTTAGTCGTAACGGGAGAGGAGCACACGTtaagactagaacgaaaacgaACAAACAATACCCGTGGAAGGCCCTTGGTGAAGATGTCTGCATATTGACTGTCAGAAGGAACGTGCAAAGCATGAATCTCACCGATAC CATTCCAGTTGGGGTCCCTAAGTGCATAAAGATGAGAACGGGGAAGAGGGGAAATGGGAATTGTAGATTGGACATgaagattgagtttttggatgggACGGAAGATGCCCCGGGAGGCCCTGGTGGTTGGGCGAGATGCCGCTCGAAGCTGTGGGCAGGAAGGTGTGGCTGGATGAAGTGGGCTGGAAGAGACAGACACAGAGATGGGCTGAGTTTGGGAGGTTGTTGGAGTGTCGAGGGAGATGGGCTGTGA